A part of Cryptococcus gattii WM276 chromosome G, complete sequence genomic DNA contains:
- a CDS encoding Hypothetical protein (Similar to TIGR gene model, INSD accession AAW44621.1; CNG02650) has translation MVLPGWGDKEEDQQVYFLPDMPGNKKPDTARSCTNFTTDMDLGSLIAQDAFPSFILDVIEVGSVHAGTKARETRLARSQQSRSASDGAWQPYNKSSFTQRRTSLDVIPSRPPLNFAHTAPSDLPGYSSMARGASLTTAPTEAPSTLSKSQPPVLPIAPRRRSTVLTSSSERYRALRNPTTTTCRAAMPLRSIPETPKDLDVAPEGSWALRNRSRGSSTLWRSRSAPNLKVSKRPVETGKLKRSLSGSDRGEGSDLQKRYLSLALQIRRGSAPLGTCLAFRNAPVPSLPKTRTRSSSSSLVRSPRTQSLDKIAPPKATNIQNSLQCSDIHWQPLAIRPKRSCSEPVPAIITPRPETPTSSTMQDLGMMSDASAAPTPSGPPKSCQRIICAENKEERNQVINAPPECASPCFLTPNSDILDFSSLMTEREKEEEDVEDVWQAVAEAEKWAWPEPPSKCLTPRISVTSLTNKPFQPEPIVYDSSNDTTPKASRSIYRATNGADLSKIELRLDLVLMEKGEVKKFTSWTKSMRRKLQP, from the exons ATGGTCCTCCCAGGCTGGGGTGACAAAGAGGAGGATCAACAGGTCTACTTCTTGCCAGATATGCCTGGCAACAAGAAGCCAGATACCGCTCGTAGTTGCACAAACTTTACTACAGATATGGATCTTGGCAGCCTCATTGCTCAAGACGCGTTTCCCTCTTTCATTCTGGATGTCATTGAGGTTGGATCGGTCCATGCAGGTACCAAGGCGAGAGAGACCAGATTGG CTCGATCGCAACAGTCAAGGTCTGCCTCTGATGGAGCATGGCAGCCGTACAACAAAAGCTCTTTTACCCAGCGCCGAACATCCTTAGACGTCATTCCTTCTCGACCTCCTCTCAATTTTGCGCACACGGCACCATCAGATTTGCCAGGCTATTCTTCAATGGCAAGAGGCGCGTCTCTTACCACAGCACCTACCGAGGCTCCTTCTACCCTCTCAAAATCTCAGCCTCCTGTATTGCCCATTGCTCCGCGACGAAGGTCCACCGTCTTAACTTCCTCTTCCGAGCGATACCGAGCTCTTCGGAACCCAACAACAACCACCTGTCGCGCAGCGATGCCCCTTCGTTCGATTCCCGAGACACCTAAAGATCTCGATGTGGCTCCTGAAGGCAGCTGGGCTCTCCGAAATCGGTCTAGGGGATCCTCCACACTTTGGCGGTCAAGATCTGCACCCAACCTAAAGGTCTCTAAACGACCGGTCGAAACTGGAAAGTTGAAAAGATCTTTGTCTGGTTCGGACAGAGGAGAAGGCTCTGATTTGCAAAAGAGGTACCTCTCCCTCGCTCTGCAGATACGTCGTGGTTCAGCTCCACTCGGCACTTGCCTTGCATTCCGCAACGCACCCGTCCCGTCTCTTCCCAAAACACGCACAcgctcttcctcttcctctcttgTACGCTCCCCTCGCACCCAGTCGCTTGACAAGATTGCACCTCCAAAAGCTACCAATATTCAGAACTCTCTCCAGTGTTCAGATATCCATTGGCAGCCGTTAGCAATTCGACCCAAAAGGTCTTGTTCGGAACCTGTCCCAGCGATCATCACTCCACGTCCCGAAACTCCCACATCGTCTACTATGCAGGACCTTGGGATGATGTCAGACGCATCGGCAGCACCCACTCCTTCCGGGCCGCCAAAATCATGCCAACGAATTATCTGTGCCGAGAAtaaggaagagagaaatCAGGTCATCAACGCTCCTCCCGAGTGCGCATCGCCTTGTTTTCTTACACCGAACAGCGATATCCTCGATTTTAGCTCTCTCATGAcggagagagaaaaggaggaagaggacgtGGAAGACGTTTGGCAAGCTGTGGCTGAGGCAGAAAAATGGGCATGGCCTGAACCTCCTTCCAAGTGTCTCACTCCTCGAATCTCGGTCACTTCCCTCACCAACAAGCCATTTCAGCCAGAGCCAATCGTTTATGACAGTAGTAATGATACAACCCCCAAAGCTTCAAGATCAATCTATCGGGCGACGAATGGCGCAGATTTATCAAAGATCGAGTTGAGGTTGGATTTGGTGCTTATGGAGAAAGGTGAGGTAAAAAAATTCACGTCGTGGACAAAAAGTATGAGGAGAAAACTGCAACCATAG